One region of Ictalurus punctatus breed USDA103 chromosome 6, Coco_2.0, whole genome shotgun sequence genomic DNA includes:
- the mnx2a gene encoding motor neuron and pancreas homeobox 2a, whose product MDKSKNFRIDALLAGESQRRRSRDSDILDVDATLCKRPDSSPIRSSASALQQQAGIVPKPGLLTIPHPGLSALSQGSIAGMYPGPVCSLSALGAQHAAFPYPAFTPPHPEQLKAAAVAGHFPFEQWIRAGIMVPRLADFNGSPQSGLMGKCRRPRTAFTSQQLLELENQFKLNKYLSRPKRFEVATSLMLTETQVKIWFQNRRMKWKRSRKAKEQAAQLEADGNQQAKRSSKPGDPRRCSTQDDDEELEAEEEEDEDEGFGGALNGSVGLPHSSDFLQHSSELSYSSHSSYSDDDLEEIGADRKIGVGL is encoded by the exons ATGGATAAGTCGAAGAACTTTCGGATCGATGCTCTGCTGGCGGGTGAGTCACAGCGGAGGAGAAGTCGGGACTCTGATATACTTGATGTTGACGCCACTCTGTGCAAACGACCAGACAGCTCTCCTATCCGCAGCAGTGCCAGTGCGCTCCAGCAGCAGGCAGGAATCGTGCCCAAACCCGGTCTGCTAACCATCCCTCATCCGGGACTAAGCGCGTTATCTCAGGGCTCGATCGCAGGGATGTACCCGGGCCCGGTGTGCTCTCTGAGTGCGCTGGGAGCGCAGCATGCCGCATTCCCGTATCCCGCCTTCACTCCGCCGCATCCCGAGCAGCTGAAGGCCGCCGCCGTGGCGGGACATTTCCCCTTCGAGCAGTGGATCCGCGCCGGCATCATGGTGCCCCGACTCGCCGATTTTAACG GCTCTCCTCAGTCAGGCCTGATGGGAAAGTGCCGTCGACCTCGAACTGCTTTCACTAGTCAGCAACTACTGGAGCTGGAAAACCAGTTCAAACTGAACAAGTACCTGTCACGACCCAAACGTTTTGAAGTAGCCACTTCGCTAATGCTGACTGAAACACAG GTGAAAATCTGGTTCCAAAACCGACGGATGAAATGGAAGCGCAGCCGCAAAGCCAAAGAGCAAGCAGCGCAGCTGGAGGCTGATGGCAATCAGCAGGCCAAACGTTCCAGCAAACCTGGAGACCCTCGCCGCTGCAGCACACAGGACGATGATGAGGAGCTGGAagcagaggaggaagaggacgaAGATGAAGGCTTTGGAGGTGCTCTAAATGGCAGTGTGGGCCTGCCTCACTCCTCAGACTTTCTCCAGCACAGCTCCGAGTTGAGCTACAGCTCTCACAGCTCTTACTCAGATGACGACCTGGAAGAGATTGGAGCAGACAGGAAGATTGGAGTTGGGCTATGA